In Prunus dulcis chromosome 1, ALMONDv2, whole genome shotgun sequence, the following are encoded in one genomic region:
- the LOC117616607 gene encoding probable pectinesterase/pectinesterase inhibitor 35: MLAILSSHGGHRSKAHTLFLPLFLTIEILSFSSLLAEANQASSPSHFSKFSREGPSKEANNNILSFCKKTPHQAACESIFISSSSKTSTAYKEAPQTLENLFVHSVEFSISKAHLARALAYNFSISHRQNAHQPHLLGGINDCLELLEDSIDSLDNVIRKHGKSTKSSTYGHVDDDVQTWLSAALTNQETCLESLENDNSKVDKGLMETSAKNLSQFISNSLSLFMMTSRTKNTNPRPNVVGGRRLLSDDFPTWVSGTERKLLEGSVNELEAHAVVALDGSGTHKSIGEALGLVASLEESGTTGGRSVIHVKAGTYYEYIRIPTKQKNVMLIGDGLGKTIIVGSRSSEAGWTTYESATVAAMGDGFIARDITIVNSAGPAKQQAVALRVGADKSVIFRCSIVGYQDTLYTHSKRQFYRETQIYGTVDFIFGNSAVVFQNCNIFVRKPASSGLKNFVTAQGRSSPDQNTGISIHNCKISAASDLAPVKSNYETYLGRPWKQYSRTVVMQSYLDESINRAGWSPWAGGFGLTTLYYGEYLNFGPGASTSGRVQWPGYHASITTTVAQGFTVGGFISGNLWLPSTGVSFDSGLIS, translated from the exons ATGTTGGCTATACTTTCCTCCCATGGAGGACACAGAAGCAAAGCACACACTCTCTTTCTACCTTTGTTCTTGACCATAGAAATTTTATCCTTCTCAAGCTTATTAGCAGAAGCTAACCAAGCTTCTTCACCATCCCATTTCTCCAAATTCTCTAGAGAAGGACCCTCCAAAGAAGCCAACAATAATATTCTATCGTTTTGCAAAAAAACTCCTCACCAAGCAGCTTGTGAATCTATTTTCATCTCCTCATCATCCAAAACAAGTACTGCTTATAAAGAAGCCCCTCAAACCCTTGAAAATCTCTTTGTCCACTCAGTCGAATTCAGCATAAGTAAGGCTCATTTGGCTCGAGCCCTTGCCTATAACTTCTCCATTTCCCATCGTCAAAATGCTCACCAACCCCACTTGCTTGGTGGCATCAACGACTGCCTTGAGCTGCTCGAGGACAGTATCGATTCACTCGATAATGTCATACGCAAGCACGGCAAAAGTACTAAGAGCAGCACCTATGGCCATGTTGACGATGATGTCCAAACCTGGCTCAGTGCTGCTCTTACCAATCAAGAAACTTGTCTAGAGAGCCTTGAGAATGACAACTCTAAGGTAGACAAGGGCCTCATGGAGACTTCAGCTAAGAACTTGAGCCAATTCATAAGCAACTCCCTATCACTTTTCATGATGACTAGTAGAACTAAAAACACAAACCCTAGGCCTAATGTTGTCGGCGGCCGGAGGCTGTTGTCGGATGATTTTCCGACATGGGTCTCAGGCACGGAGAGGAAGCTTCTAGAAGGTTCTGTGAATGAATTGGAAGCACATGCCGTGGTGGCTTTGGATGGGAGTGGCACGCACAAAAGCATTGGTGAGGCACTTGGGCTGGTGGCCTCATTGGAGGAGAGTGGTACCACTGGAGGCAGATCTGTAATTCACGTAAAAGCTGGGACTTATTATGAATACATAAGAATACCCACCAAACAGAAGAACGTTATGTTAATTGGTGATGGATTGGGGAAGACCATTATCGTGGGCAGTAGGAGTTCGGAAGCTGGTTGGACAACTTACGAGTCTGCCACTGTAG CTGCTATGGGTGATGGATTTATAGCACGCGACATAACAATTGTGAATAGCGCCGGCCCTGCAAAGCAACAAGCTGTTGCTCTTCGAGTTGGTGCAGACAAGTCAGTGATCTTCAGATGCTCAATAGTTGGCTACCAAGACACCCTCTACACTCACTCCAAGCGCCAGTTCTACAGAGAAACCCAAATCTATGGAACTGTCGATTTCATATTCGGAAACTCAGCTGTGGTTTTCCAAAACTGCAACATATTTGTAAGAAAGCCTGCATCATCTGGCCTCAAAAACTTCGTCACAGCACAAGGCAGAAGCAGCCCAGATCAAAACACAGGCATTTCAATCCATAACTGCAAAATATCAGCTGCATCAGATCTTGCTCCAGTCAAATCCAATTATGAGACATATCTTGGGAGGCCATGGAAGCAGTATTCTAGAACAGTTGTTATGCAGTCTTATTTGGATGAGTCAATAAATAGAGCTGGGTGGTCTCCTTGGGCAGGTGGGTTTGGCCTAACGACTTTGTATTATGGTGAGTACTTGAATTTTGGGCCTGGGGCTTCAACTTCAGGTAGGGTTCAGTGGCCTGGATACCATGCTTCAATTACAACAACTGTAGCTCAAGGTTTTACTGTTGGTGGTTTCATTTCTGGGAACCTTTGGTTGCCTTCCACCGGGGTGTCTTTCGATTCAGGATTGATTAGCTGA
- the LOC117614968 gene encoding zinc finger MYM-type protein 1-like codes for MERYFKRRFASTTFSSDNVGSSSSRDVDISRDVDSLKESELQDILANLIADPGLRPQMLDYDPNIRDEVRRAYLQKGPCQPKDHTFPQTDLLGIGQGCSDAFTQMGFWNWKKKDKIRQHVGPVGSVHNQSRQYCVDLMNQKQHIRIVLIKQSEQARIDYRICLTASLDCVRFLLRQGLPFRGHDESDTSSNKGNYLELLQFLTDHDEKVKAVVLENAPGNLKLIAPTIQKDLVNACATETIKKIIKDMDGAFFSLLVDESRDVSVKEQMAVVFRYVDKSGDVIERFVGIQHVRDTTSNSLKEAIDILFAREELSISMLRGQGYDGASNMKGEFNGLKTQILRENPCAYYIHCFAHQLQLALVAVTKGNADIATFFTSCNSLVNIVGASCKRRDILRDQLQKDVTEALEKDTFPTGRGLNQETCLKRPGDTRWNSHYGTLLSIISMFKSVVKVLKFIIEDGSTDNLGEANRSLREIQSFEFVFHLFFMRSILGATNDLSQALQRKDQDIENAMTLVKVCKDQLQHMRENAFEALLDQVSSFCAKHDILVPNMDDAYVAQWRSHWRAPIITHLHHYRVDIFIQIIEWQLAELNCRFSESVDSCSPNIEFVTI; via the exons ATGGAACGATACTTTAAGAGAAGGTTCGCATCAACTACTTTTAGTTCGGATAATGTGGGTAGTTCGAGTTCGAGAGATGTGGATATTTCTAGAGATGTGGATAGTTTGAAAGAAAGTGAGTTGCAAGATATCTTAGCTAATCTTATTGCAGACCCTGGACTTCGACCTCAAATGTTGGATTATGATCCTAACATTAGAGACGAAGTTCGAAGAGCATATCTACAAAAGGGTCCATGTCAGCCCAAGGATCACACATTTCCACAAACTGATCTTTTAGG AATTGGTCAAGGGTGTAGCGACGCCTTCACACAGATGGGTTTTTggaattggaagaagaaagataaaattagGCAACATGTTGGACCTGTTGGAAGTGTTCATAATCAATCTAGACAGTATTGTGTGGATCTTATGAATCAAAAGCAACACATCCGAATAGTTTTGATAAAGCAATCAGAGCAAGCTCGTATTGATTATCGTATTTGCTTGACAGCTTCTCTTGATTGTGTGAGATTTTTATTGAGGCAAGGTCTTCCTTTTCGTGGGCATGATGAGAGTGACACTTCAAGCAACAAGGGGAATTATTTAGAGCTCTTACAGTTTCTTACTGATCATGATGAGAAAGTGAAGGCCGTTGTGTTAGAAAATGCTCCCGGGAATCTCAAGTTAATAGCTCCAACAATTCAAAAAGATCTTGTGAATGCTTGTGCCACTGAAACTATTAAGAAAATCATCAAGGATATGGATGGTGcattcttctctttattagttGATGAATCACGTGATGTGTCAGTAAAAGAACAGATGGCGGTGGTGTTTCGTTATGTGGACAAAAGTGGGGATGTAATTGAGAGGTTTGTGGGCATTCAACATGTTAGGGATACTACATCAAACTCACTCAAGGAGGCTATTGACATATTGTTTGCAAGAGAGGAATTGAGCATTTCCATGCTAAGAGGACAAGGATATGATGGAGCTAGTAATATGAAGGGTGAGTTCAATGGTCTTAAAACacagattttgagagaaaatccTTGTGCCTATTATATTCATTGTTTTGCACATCAACTTCAATTAGCTCTTGTGGCCGTGACAAAGGGAAATGCTGATATTGCCACTTTCTTCACATCTTGCAATAGCTTGGTTAATATTGTTGGAGCATCGTGCAAGCGTCGTGACATTCTTAGAGATCAACTACAAAAGGATGTTACGGAAGCTCTAGAAAAAGATACTTTTCCAACAGGACGAGGCTTAAATCAAGAAACTTGTCTCAAGCGTCCCGGTGATACACGTTGGAACTCACATTATGGTACATTACTTAGTATCATTTCCATGTTTAAATCTGTGGTGAAAGTGCTCAAATTTATTATTGAGGATGGCTCCACTGATAATCTAGGTGAAGCAAATAGGTCATTGAGAGAAATAcaatcttttgagtttgtatttcacctatttttcatgagaTCTATATTGGGAGCCACAAATGACTTGTCACAAGCATTACAGAGGAAAGACCAAGATATTGAGAATGCAATGACTTTAGTCAAAGTTTGCAAGGACCAACTACAACACATGAGAGAGAATGCATTTGAAGCCTTGCTTGATCAAGTATCTTCCTTTTGTGCCAAACATGATATCTTGGTTCCAAACATGGATGATGCATATGTAGCTCAATGGAGATCACATTGGAGAGCTCCTATAATAACACACCTCCATCATTATCGTGTGGACATCTTTATTCAAATCATTGAGTGGCAACTTGCGGAATTAAATTGTCGCTTTAGTGAG TCGGTCGATTCTTGTTCACCAAACATTGAGTTTGTCACAATTTGA